The Syntrophobacterales bacterium genome contains a region encoding:
- a CDS encoding Lrp/AsnC family transcriptional regulator — MDETDRKILNMIQEEFPVASRPFAEIGEWVGISEAEVLERIKKAKKEGYIRRIGPIFESEKLVLTSALCGAHIEEAILMDVAKEINKHKGVTHNYEREGRLNLWFTVTAKSVEEIDSFIGDLEMRFSLKIYRFPKKRVFKIKTYFPV; from the coding sequence ATGGACGAGACAGACAGAAAGATACTCAACATGATACAGGAAGAATTTCCGGTGGCCTCTAGGCCCTTCGCTGAAATAGGGGAATGGGTCGGCATCAGTGAGGCGGAAGTACTCGAACGGATAAAGAAAGCCAAAAAAGAAGGATATATCAGGCGCATAGGCCCGATTTTTGAGTCGGAAAAACTTGTCCTTACAAGCGCCCTTTGCGGAGCACACATTGAAGAAGCCATTCTCATGGATGTAGCAAAAGAGATCAACAAACACAAAGGGGTGACGCACAATTACGAACGGGAGGGGAGACTCAACCTCTGGTTCACCGTAACCGCAAAATCAGTCGAAGAGATCGACAGTTTTATCGGTGATCTTGAAATGAGATTTTCTCTCAAAATATATAGATTCCCCAAGAAAAGGGTTTTCAAGATAAAGACTTATTTCCCTGTGTAA